A part of Gramella sp. MAR_2010_147 genomic DNA contains:
- a CDS encoding cytochrome c oxidase assembly factor Coa1 family protein translates to MKRPWINRNYKWLVPVVCIITIILYLFTSSGLGKIATDLTQAYADNDLYKNAIENANKDQRVLKSIGFIKPIDKMVILNGEVRYSENNQKVSTTIKINGEKGDAKLDIEAYRIDEKWHYDQINVRIFNSSEYTQTIETIKP, encoded by the coding sequence ATGAAAAGACCGTGGATCAATAGAAATTATAAATGGCTTGTTCCTGTAGTCTGCATCATTACAATTATACTCTATTTGTTCACTTCCTCAGGACTAGGCAAAATAGCTACAGATCTTACTCAGGCTTATGCTGATAATGACCTATATAAAAATGCCATTGAAAATGCGAATAAGGATCAACGTGTACTGAAATCTATAGGATTTATAAAGCCTATAGATAAGATGGTTATACTAAATGGTGAAGTAAGGTATTCTGAAAATAACCAAAAAGTTAGTACTACCATAAAAATAAATGGTGAAAAAGGAGATGCAAAATTAGATATTGAAGCCTATAGAATAGATGAAAAATGGCACTATGATCAAATAAATGTTAGGATATTTAATTCTTCTGAATACACCCAAACCATAGAGACCATTAAACCTTAA
- a CDS encoding SRPBCC family protein gives MATKDSISVKVNIEKKVEKVWEFWTKPEHIIQWNHASEDWLCPSAENDLKKGGKFLYRMEAKDGSFGFYFSGVYKEIKQNEKLVYKLDDNRMVSVLFSENNNSTSLKEVFEPEDKNSVEMQKEGWQAILNNFKKYAESKG, from the coding sequence ATGGCAACTAAAGACAGTATAAGTGTTAAAGTGAACATTGAAAAGAAAGTAGAAAAAGTTTGGGAGTTCTGGACCAAACCGGAACATATTATCCAATGGAATCATGCTTCAGAAGACTGGCTATGTCCGTCAGCAGAAAATGACCTCAAAAAAGGCGGTAAGTTTTTATACAGAATGGAGGCTAAAGACGGGAGTTTTGGATTTTATTTTTCAGGGGTTTACAAGGAAATAAAGCAGAACGAGAAACTGGTTTATAAACTTGACGATAACAGGATGGTAAGCGTTCTGTTTTCTGAAAATAATAATTCTACAAGCCTAAAGGAAGTTTTTGAACCGGAAGATAAAAACTCTGTAGAGATGCAAAAGGAAGGCTGGCAGGCAATTCTCAATAACTTTAAGAAGTATGCAGAGTCTAAAGGCTAA
- a CDS encoding SRPBCC family protein — MRILKKILIVLVIIIAIPLIVALFVQKDYAVEREIVINQPNEEVFDYVKYLKNQDNYSKWAMMDPDMKKTYKGTDGTVGFVSAWDSDNEEVGKGEQEIVKIDEGRRIDFELRFYEPFESTEPAYMTTEEVSNDQTRVAWGFSGHMDYPMNLMFLFMDFEEMIGDDLQTGLENLKSELEE; from the coding sequence ATGAGAATCTTAAAGAAAATCCTGATCGTTCTGGTAATCATTATAGCAATCCCACTTATTGTTGCGCTTTTTGTTCAGAAAGATTATGCAGTAGAAAGAGAGATCGTAATTAATCAGCCTAATGAGGAAGTTTTTGATTACGTAAAGTATTTAAAGAACCAGGATAATTACAGCAAATGGGCCATGATGGACCCAGATATGAAAAAAACATATAAAGGTACCGATGGTACTGTTGGTTTCGTTTCTGCATGGGATAGTGATAACGAGGAGGTTGGAAAAGGGGAGCAGGAAATTGTGAAGATAGATGAAGGCAGGAGGATAGATTTTGAGCTGCGCTTTTATGAACCTTTTGAATCTACAGAACCTGCATATATGACAACTGAAGAAGTGTCTAACGATCAAACACGGGTAGCCTGGGGCTTTAGCGGACATATGGATTACCCTATGAACCTAATGTTCCTTTTTATGGATTTTGAAGAAATGATTGGAGATGATCTTCAAACTGGTCTTGAAAATTTAAAATCTGAATTGGAAGAATAA
- a CDS encoding VOC family protein, translated as MDSGFIEISPVLPTSDLNRDVEWYKTNLGFRLLQKDEMYAVMRRENLCIHLQWHADTEEDPLLGGSVIKIFVLDIQPVFKELVEKGVITEDRLRLKTSWGTNEFGLYDLNRNAIFFVEDL; from the coding sequence ATGGATTCCGGTTTTATTGAAATATCACCCGTTTTACCAACCAGCGATTTAAATAGAGATGTGGAGTGGTACAAAACGAATCTAGGGTTTAGATTACTCCAAAAAGATGAAATGTATGCCGTTATGCGAAGGGAGAACCTTTGTATTCATCTTCAATGGCATGCCGATACTGAGGAGGACCCTTTACTGGGCGGATCTGTAATTAAAATATTTGTATTAGATATTCAGCCTGTTTTTAAGGAATTGGTTGAAAAAGGAGTGATTACAGAAGACAGATTACGGTTAAAAACTTCCTGGGGCACCAATGAATTCGGACTATATGATCTAAATAGAAATGCGATCTTCTTTGTGGAGGATCTATAG
- a CDS encoding FAD-binding oxidoreductase, translated as MEEIVKIKSVGNVTHDVKKFVVEKPLGYKFTPGHATEVSINKENWKDEKRPFTFTSLNEDDFLEFTIKIYPDHDGATEQLGKLKPGDELIVRDTWGAIEYKGPGYIIAGGAGITPYIAMLRDLNKKGKTEGMHLIFSNKTDKDIILKEELDSLLNKNTTYVITDQEDTKHTKAYLNEEFLKKEIKDLDKRFYVCGPPEMTEEISNILEKLGADTDAVQLDDQ; from the coding sequence ATGGAGGAGATAGTAAAGATCAAGTCAGTAGGTAATGTTACGCATGATGTTAAGAAATTCGTTGTCGAAAAGCCCTTGGGTTATAAATTTACACCGGGTCATGCCACAGAAGTTTCTATCAATAAAGAGAATTGGAAAGATGAAAAGCGACCGTTCACATTTACCAGTTTAAATGAAGATGATTTTCTGGAGTTTACGATCAAAATATATCCAGATCATGATGGGGCTACCGAACAGCTGGGCAAATTAAAACCTGGAGATGAATTGATAGTTCGGGATACCTGGGGAGCTATAGAATATAAAGGCCCAGGTTATATTATTGCCGGTGGAGCCGGGATTACTCCGTATATCGCGATGTTGCGTGATCTAAACAAAAAAGGCAAAACAGAAGGGATGCATCTTATCTTTTCCAATAAAACAGATAAGGATATTATTCTGAAAGAAGAACTGGATTCCTTGCTAAATAAGAACACCACTTATGTGATCACAGATCAGGAAGATACGAAACACACAAAAGCGTATTTGAATGAAGAGTTTCTTAAGAAAGAGATCAAAGATCTGGATAAACGATTCTATGTATGTGGCCCTCCGGAAATGACCGAGGAAATTAGTAATATTCTAGAAAAGTTAGGAGCAGATACAGATGCGGTGCAACTGGATGATCAATAA
- a CDS encoding LLM class flavin-dependent oxidoreductase: MPQKSIDYSVLELAVVGQDIPHHKVFENSVEIAQTAERLGYKRFWLAEHHNMVSIASSATTVLMSHIAAKTESIRIGSGGIMLPNHSPLIVAEQFGTLGSLYPNRIDMGLGRAPGTDQVTAHAIRSDRMNSVFKFPHEIDEIQRYFKNERTTTKVRATVAEGVDVPMYILGSSTDSAHVAAEKGLPYVFASHFAPAQLFQAMEIYYREFQPSLYLDKPYSIAGINVIAAETNAEAEKISTSSLRMMVGVLTGNLDYLQKPEEMNAELTEIRNHPQLSRMLEYAFVGDRETIKKNTEDFIKKTGVDEVIVASHIYHQEDRLKSLKIFSEIMNEIKERS; the protein is encoded by the coding sequence ATGCCTCAAAAAAGTATCGATTATTCTGTTCTTGAACTGGCTGTAGTAGGGCAGGATATTCCGCATCATAAAGTTTTCGAAAATAGTGTTGAAATTGCACAAACTGCAGAGCGTTTAGGCTATAAAAGGTTCTGGCTGGCAGAGCATCATAATATGGTAAGCATCGCCAGTTCAGCAACTACCGTGCTTATGAGTCATATTGCTGCTAAAACTGAAAGCATTAGAATTGGGTCTGGAGGAATTATGCTGCCCAACCATTCCCCGCTTATCGTTGCGGAGCAATTTGGCACTTTAGGCTCGTTGTACCCCAATAGAATTGATATGGGATTAGGCAGAGCACCTGGAACAGATCAGGTAACCGCACATGCCATTAGAAGTGATCGTATGAATTCGGTTTTTAAGTTTCCGCATGAAATTGATGAAATTCAACGATACTTTAAAAATGAAAGGACGACTACAAAAGTAAGAGCTACGGTAGCCGAGGGAGTAGATGTGCCAATGTATATTTTGGGATCCAGTACAGATAGTGCTCATGTGGCGGCTGAAAAGGGACTTCCCTATGTATTCGCCAGCCATTTTGCACCTGCTCAGTTATTTCAGGCGATGGAAATCTATTACCGGGAATTTCAACCTTCACTGTATCTTGATAAACCATACAGTATTGCCGGTATCAATGTAATTGCTGCTGAAACCAATGCTGAAGCTGAAAAGATCTCTACAAGTTCTCTCAGAATGATGGTAGGCGTGCTAACAGGGAACCTGGATTATCTTCAGAAACCAGAAGAAATGAATGCTGAACTTACTGAAATTCGGAATCATCCTCAATTATCCCGAATGCTGGAATATGCCTTTGTGGGAGACCGTGAAACGATCAAGAAAAATACAGAAGATTTTATCAAGAAGACGGGAGTGGATGAGGTAATTGTAGCATCGCATATCTATCATCAGGAAGATCGTCTTAAATCTTTAAAGATCTTTTCAGAGATCATGAATGAGATCAAGGAGAGGTCTTAA
- a CDS encoding TolC family protein: protein MRKLICIVIVLLTQVTYAFQQDSLSLDFEEYLAIVKKYHPLVKQAGLKVDEGDFKLLKARGYFDPKIEADFSEKDYKNTEYYNIFGAAFKIPTYYGLEFNAKFEDNSGEYLNPQNTVPDEGLYSAGVCLDITNGLFMSERMAALKQAKIYQDQSQVKRDLMIADILYNASSTYFEWYSAYQKLLLYRNFLNNAEFRLKSVKTQFRLGDKPAIDTLEANITLENRELQLEQAKLNYVKASLKLSNYLWTASNIPLEITPEVVPNDDLFERVTAMWIDNEIEATEDIEQNPKIRFLEYNLDMSQIERRLKSNKLLPDLDLSYNFLTNQPEEWRGINTQDYKFGFSFKLPIFLRKERGDLQLAKLEVENSQYELLNASLEIQNKLKALQNEIISFRNQRFKLNGLVDDYGTLVDAEQRKFQLGDSSLFLVNNRENSFISAKLKEIEVIVKYLKSQAELLKIKAIF, encoded by the coding sequence ATGAGAAAATTAATCTGCATTGTCATAGTATTGCTGACTCAGGTTACTTATGCTTTTCAACAGGATAGTTTAAGTCTGGATTTTGAGGAGTATCTGGCTATTGTGAAAAAATACCATCCGCTGGTAAAACAGGCGGGGTTAAAAGTTGATGAAGGAGATTTTAAACTTCTTAAAGCCCGGGGTTATTTTGACCCTAAGATTGAAGCAGATTTTTCTGAAAAGGATTATAAGAATACTGAGTATTATAACATTTTTGGAGCGGCCTTTAAGATCCCAACTTATTACGGACTTGAATTCAATGCGAAATTTGAAGATAATTCCGGGGAGTATCTAAATCCCCAGAACACGGTTCCAGATGAAGGTCTTTATTCGGCTGGGGTTTGTCTGGACATCACCAATGGTTTATTTATGAGCGAGCGTATGGCTGCTCTTAAACAAGCGAAGATATATCAGGATCAGTCCCAGGTGAAGAGGGATCTTATGATTGCTGATATTTTGTATAATGCTTCCAGCACTTATTTTGAATGGTATAGTGCCTATCAGAAACTATTGCTGTATCGTAATTTCCTGAATAACGCCGAGTTCAGACTGAAATCTGTAAAAACCCAGTTCAGGTTAGGGGATAAACCGGCGATAGATACCCTGGAAGCGAATATTACTTTAGAAAACAGGGAACTTCAATTAGAGCAAGCCAAATTGAATTATGTGAAAGCTTCTTTGAAATTATCAAATTACCTCTGGACAGCATCTAATATTCCATTAGAAATTACTCCGGAAGTAGTGCCGAATGACGATCTTTTTGAAAGAGTGACCGCCATGTGGATTGATAATGAAATTGAAGCCACAGAAGATATCGAGCAAAATCCTAAGATCAGGTTTCTGGAATATAATCTTGATATGTCGCAAATTGAAAGAAGGTTGAAATCCAATAAACTATTGCCAGATCTTGATCTTAGTTACAATTTTCTTACGAATCAGCCGGAGGAATGGCGAGGGATCAATACACAGGATTATAAATTTGGTTTCTCTTTCAAATTACCCATTTTTCTAAGAAAAGAGCGCGGGGATCTACAACTGGCCAAACTGGAGGTCGAAAATTCGCAATATGAACTTTTAAACGCCAGTCTGGAAATTCAGAATAAGTTAAAAGCACTTCAGAATGAGATCATTTCTTTCAGAAATCAACGCTTTAAACTGAATGGCTTGGTAGATGATTATGGAACGCTGGTAGATGCAGAACAAAGAAAATTTCAATTGGGAGACAGTTCACTCTTTCTGGTAAATAATCGCGAGAATTCATTTATTTCAGCAAAACTCAAAGAGATTGAAGTGATAGTAAAATACCTGAAAAGTCAGGCAGAATTGCTGAAAATCAAAGCCATTTTTTAA
- a CDS encoding HlyD family efflux transporter periplasmic adaptor subunit translates to MLNITHNKLHEKVDLLQYASGKKVFKERSRKYFNRFLISFGVILIIVLFLPWTQTVAGKGYVTTLTPEQRPQTIQSPIPGRIERWYINEGDFVEKGDTILHISEIKNEYFDPQLVDRTGDQISAKESSKRSYENKIQSLNNQVKALLQEKRLKINQAENKLQQSNLKFRSDSIDLEAAKTNLAIAETQFERARMLNEEGLKSMTDLENSRLKLQEVQAKKVSQENKVLAAKNDIINSEIELNRLEAEYQEKISKTQSDRSSAESAMFQTRADISKLETSYANYDKRRGLYYILAPQDGYINKAIKAGIGESFKEGEPLVGIMPSNYELAVETYVAPIDMPLLHVGESVRVQFDGWPAIVFSGWPNSSYGTYGARIVAIENFISANGKYRVLLAPDEDEYAWPSEIKIGSGASTLALLEDVPIWYELWRQLNGFPPNYYSPADAANTKATEK, encoded by the coding sequence ATGCTGAATATCACACATAACAAGCTGCACGAAAAAGTAGATCTTTTACAATATGCCTCGGGTAAGAAGGTTTTCAAAGAACGAAGCCGGAAATACTTCAATAGATTTCTGATCTCGTTTGGAGTGATCTTAATCATAGTTTTATTCCTGCCCTGGACACAAACGGTGGCTGGAAAAGGATATGTGACCACGCTAACTCCAGAGCAACGACCTCAAACCATACAGTCACCTATCCCGGGTCGAATTGAGCGATGGTATATCAATGAAGGTGATTTTGTTGAAAAAGGAGATACGATTCTACATATTTCAGAGATTAAAAATGAATATTTCGATCCGCAGTTGGTAGATCGTACCGGAGATCAGATTAGTGCGAAGGAAAGTTCGAAAAGGTCTTATGAAAATAAGATTCAATCTTTAAACAATCAGGTAAAAGCACTTCTACAAGAGAAACGATTGAAAATCAATCAGGCTGAAAATAAATTACAACAGAGCAATTTAAAGTTCCGAAGTGACAGTATAGATCTGGAAGCTGCGAAAACAAATCTTGCAATCGCCGAAACACAATTTGAAAGGGCCAGAATGTTGAATGAGGAAGGACTGAAATCGATGACAGATCTGGAGAACTCCAGATTAAAACTTCAGGAAGTTCAGGCAAAAAAAGTTTCCCAGGAAAATAAAGTGCTGGCTGCTAAAAATGATATTATTAATTCTGAAATAGAACTAAACCGCCTGGAAGCAGAATATCAAGAAAAGATCTCCAAGACCCAGAGTGATCGTTCTTCCGCCGAAAGTGCCATGTTTCAGACCCGTGCTGATATTAGTAAACTTGAAACCTCTTATGCCAATTATGATAAGAGGCGTGGCTTGTACTATATTCTGGCGCCACAGGATGGTTATATTAATAAAGCGATTAAAGCGGGAATTGGTGAAAGCTTTAAAGAAGGAGAACCATTGGTAGGTATTATGCCTTCTAATTACGAACTGGCCGTGGAAACTTATGTGGCTCCCATAGATATGCCTCTGTTGCATGTTGGGGAATCTGTGCGAGTTCAGTTTGATGGCTGGCCTGCGATTGTATTTAGCGGCTGGCCTAATAGTTCTTACGGAACTTATGGTGCAAGGATCGTAGCCATTGAAAACTTTATAAGTGCTAACGGAAAATACCGGGTTCTACTGGCGCCTGACGAAGATGAATATGCCTGGCCAAGTGAGATAAAAATTGGTTCGGGAGCCTCTACGCTGGCTTTACTGGAAGATGTACCTATCTGGTATGAACTCTGGCGCCAGTTAAACGGATTCCCTCCAAACTATTATTCTCCTGCCGATGCCGCAAATACAAAAGCGACTGAAAAATGA
- a CDS encoding ATP-binding cassette domain-containing protein — protein sequence MENKLTPFQRFIGLLKLERRDFLQIFYYAIFAGLVSLSVPLGVQAIVNLMQGARISTSWFVLVIIVTLGVAFVGILQLMQIRILENVQQKIFTRSSFEFIYRFPKIRMDQLRNFYPPELANRFFDVLIIQKGLSKVIIDFPAALTQVVFGLILLSLYHPFFIIYGLLLVFLIYVGFKITAKRGLDASLLESKYKYRIAHWIQEVARSLVSFKISGRTNLAINKNDRMLTEYLVAREGHFQVLKIQFIQLIIFKVLVTAGLLAIGGILVLNQQMNIGQFVAAEIIILLIIGSVEKIILGLESFYDILTSLEKMGEVVDKKLEEQEGDEPFNLGEPLTIEFDGVNYKGFNEERIIKNVNFKINPGDRILLKGTNGAGKSTLLKLLAGLIRPSVGEIYVNDLSLKSVKLNHYRGMLGHSITEETPFEGTILENITLGDQDIPIQDIQWALEKTGLLGFVRQQPKGLNTMIYPEGIQMPFSVSKKLILARSIVRRPSVLILNDPLNQLDPEEEERILNFLFSEENKWAILVAGKGEKLERLCNRQLFMKNGKLTNKIL from the coding sequence ATGGAAAATAAACTAACACCATTTCAGAGATTTATTGGATTGCTGAAACTGGAGCGCAGAGATTTCCTGCAGATCTTTTACTATGCTATTTTCGCCGGACTCGTAAGTCTTTCTGTTCCGCTGGGAGTTCAGGCGATTGTAAATTTAATGCAGGGTGCCAGGATTTCAACTTCCTGGTTCGTACTGGTTATCATTGTAACCCTGGGCGTTGCTTTTGTGGGAATTCTTCAATTGATGCAGATTAGGATTCTGGAGAATGTTCAGCAAAAGATTTTCACTAGATCTTCTTTTGAATTTATTTATCGTTTTCCAAAAATTAGAATGGATCAGCTTCGCAATTTTTATCCTCCGGAACTGGCCAATAGATTCTTTGATGTACTTATAATTCAGAAAGGACTTTCAAAAGTAATTATAGATTTTCCGGCGGCATTAACCCAGGTGGTCTTCGGTTTAATTCTGTTGTCACTTTATCACCCGTTCTTTATAATTTATGGATTGCTACTAGTTTTTTTAATTTACGTAGGTTTCAAAATTACCGCAAAAAGAGGTCTGGACGCCAGCCTTCTGGAATCTAAATATAAATACAGGATCGCACATTGGATTCAGGAAGTAGCCAGAAGTCTGGTAAGTTTTAAGATATCTGGACGAACCAATCTGGCTATCAATAAGAATGACCGTATGCTCACCGAATATTTGGTTGCGCGTGAAGGTCATTTCCAGGTGCTTAAAATACAATTTATTCAACTCATTATATTCAAGGTTTTGGTTACCGCAGGACTGCTGGCAATTGGAGGGATCCTGGTTCTTAATCAGCAAATGAATATCGGGCAATTTGTGGCTGCAGAGATCATCATTTTATTAATTATCGGTTCCGTAGAAAAAATTATTCTTGGCCTGGAATCTTTCTATGACATCCTTACTTCTCTGGAAAAAATGGGAGAGGTGGTAGACAAGAAACTGGAAGAACAGGAAGGAGATGAACCCTTTAATTTAGGCGAACCACTTACTATAGAATTTGATGGGGTAAATTATAAAGGTTTCAATGAGGAGCGAATTATTAAAAATGTAAATTTTAAAATAAATCCTGGAGACAGGATTCTGTTGAAGGGAACAAACGGTGCGGGTAAATCTACATTGCTTAAACTTCTTGCAGGTCTTATAAGGCCCAGCGTAGGTGAGATTTATGTAAACGATCTATCTCTAAAAAGTGTAAAGCTTAATCATTATAGAGGTATGCTTGGGCATTCTATAACCGAAGAAACTCCCTTTGAAGGGACAATTCTGGAAAATATTACACTTGGCGATCAGGATATTCCCATTCAGGATATCCAGTGGGCACTTGAGAAGACCGGGTTACTTGGCTTTGTAAGACAGCAACCCAAAGGCTTAAATACTATGATCTATCCAGAAGGGATCCAGATGCCTTTTTCGGTTTCAAAAAAGCTAATACTTGCGAGGAGTATTGTGAGGCGTCCCTCGGTTCTTATTCTAAACGATCCGTTGAATCAATTAGATCCTGAAGAAGAAGAAAGAATACTTAATTTTCTTTTTAGCGAAGAGAATAAATGGGCGATCCTGGTGGCCGGAAAAGGGGAGAAATTGGAAAGGTTATGCAACAGGCAGCTTTTCATGAAAAATGGAAAATTAACGAATAAGATCTTGTAA
- a CDS encoding TetR/AcrR family transcriptional regulator, which produces MEELLKNLRISVSDSLYLKDPESSELGRRIIEHGILLIDKIGFEKFTFKKLGAEIHSNESSIYRYFENKHKFLVYITNWFWGWKEYQLTFSTFGIHDPEEKLLKAVEVMAHPVEQDIRFQHIDEMALNNIIINESSKSYLTKKVDEENKSGCFMLYKNLVKRFSEMIGNLDPDYKYPFSLATTIIDGSLHQHFISQHFLSITDSVDENNPSMYFKNLVSNLLNISDGK; this is translated from the coding sequence ATGGAAGAATTACTAAAAAACTTACGAATATCGGTTAGCGATAGCCTATACCTTAAAGATCCTGAATCCAGTGAGCTGGGAAGAAGGATTATAGAACATGGTATTCTGCTAATCGATAAGATTGGTTTTGAAAAATTCACTTTTAAGAAATTAGGTGCAGAGATTCATTCTAATGAAAGTTCTATTTATCGCTATTTTGAAAACAAGCATAAGTTCCTGGTATATATCACCAATTGGTTCTGGGGCTGGAAAGAATATCAGCTAACATTTTCAACCTTTGGTATTCATGATCCGGAAGAAAAATTATTGAAAGCTGTAGAAGTCATGGCGCATCCTGTAGAGCAGGATATCCGTTTTCAGCATATAGATGAGATGGCTCTCAATAATATTATTATTAATGAATCTTCAAAATCATATCTCACCAAAAAAGTAGATGAAGAAAACAAATCTGGTTGTTTTATGCTTTATAAAAATCTGGTAAAGCGATTTAGTGAAATGATTGGAAACCTGGATCCGGATTATAAATATCCATTCAGTCTGGCAACTACCATAATCGATGGTTCGCTGCACCAACATTTTATAAGTCAGCATTTTTTAAGTATTACAGATAGTGTGGATGAAAATAATCCTTCCATGTATTTTAAAAATTTAGTCTCAAATCTTCTAAATATATCCGATGGAAAATAA
- a CDS encoding lipid A deacylase LpxR family protein has product MKYNPLVVLFFMIPSLLPAQKIDNLVSFRDIKNDSYFRFNYDNDYFSGTDENYTQGYSFELVAPFLEKNPANYLFLTSENSEVKYGLAIEHIGFTAPDIGSPEIQFGERPFAAAIMLKSFAITTDTLAKSRLTSSLSLGLIGPGAFGKEMQAGIHKITGNTIPKGWRNQIKNDMVINYEIAYEKQLFRAGDYVSLQSNSTARVGTLFTNASVGLNTNIGLINSAFSDDKRNSKFQFYGYSQVLGNLIGYDATLQGGVFNNDSPYTIPSEEITRLTGQFNYGFILKTRTLYFEYSRTVLTREFDSGSPTKWGGIRIGFTF; this is encoded by the coding sequence ATGAAGTATAATCCTCTTGTTGTTTTATTTTTTATGATTCCGAGCCTTTTACCGGCTCAAAAAATAGATAACCTGGTATCTTTCCGGGATATTAAAAATGATTCTTATTTTAGATTCAATTACGATAACGATTATTTCTCTGGTACTGATGAAAATTATACTCAAGGTTACAGTTTTGAACTGGTTGCTCCCTTTTTAGAAAAAAATCCCGCTAATTATCTATTCTTAACATCTGAAAATTCTGAGGTCAAATATGGATTGGCCATAGAACATATTGGTTTTACAGCTCCAGATATTGGAAGTCCGGAAATCCAATTTGGAGAACGCCCCTTTGCGGCCGCGATCATGTTAAAGAGTTTCGCCATTACCACAGATACACTGGCAAAGTCCAGATTAACCTCTTCGTTAAGTTTAGGGCTTATAGGTCCCGGTGCTTTTGGAAAAGAAATGCAGGCGGGTATTCATAAGATCACGGGAAACACCATTCCCAAAGGCTGGAGAAATCAGATAAAGAATGATATGGTTATAAACTACGAGATAGCTTATGAAAAACAGCTATTTAGAGCGGGAGACTATGTATCGCTGCAATCTAACTCTACCGCACGAGTTGGTACTTTATTTACGAATGCATCTGTTGGCCTCAACACTAATATTGGACTTATAAATTCAGCATTTTCAGATGATAAAAGAAATAGTAAATTTCAGTTTTATGGATATTCCCAGGTTTTAGGAAACTTAATCGGCTATGATGCCACACTGCAAGGAGGAGTTTTTAATAATGATAGTCCGTATACGATTCCTTCTGAAGAAATAACGAGACTTACCGGCCAATTTAATTATGGTTTTATATTAAAGACCAGAACATTATATTTTGAATATTCGCGCACGGTACTTACTCGCGAATTTGATTCTGGATCCCCTACCAAATGGGGAGGAATTAGAATTGGGTTTACATTTTAG
- a CDS encoding LuxR C-terminal-related transcriptional regulator produces the protein MIFLKGKFDPQAYDGGKNDLAELFTKREMQIVVRLSRGFNAEQIANELNLSPHTIKTHRRNILKKSGCTNTTELVAKCLANGVIPPG, from the coding sequence TTGATATTTCTAAAAGGAAAATTTGATCCCCAGGCTTACGATGGAGGGAAAAATGATCTTGCAGAACTTTTTACAAAAAGAGAAATGCAAATAGTGGTTAGATTATCTAGAGGATTTAATGCAGAACAGATTGCGAATGAACTTAATCTATCTCCTCATACCATTAAAACTCACCGAAGAAATATCCTTAAAAAAAGTGGCTGTACAAATACTACAGAATTAGTGGCGAAATGCCTTGCCAACGGTGTAATTCCACCGGGATAG
- a CDS encoding HupE/UreJ family protein, producing the protein MSQFWLYFQLGLDHVLDWQAYDHVLFLIVLVASYGFSTWKRVLWLVTLFTLGHTLALFLSVYEIVRVDANYVEFLIPVTILATAIFDLATAGKKLRNTNFNLLYFTTVFFGLIHGLGFSSYFKMIASGAESKFWPLVEFALGIETAQLIVVFAVMIIGFLLQNVLNVSKRDWIMVTASIVIGVILPILVESYLAL; encoded by the coding sequence ATGTCGCAATTTTGGCTTTATTTTCAGCTTGGACTAGATCACGTTCTGGACTGGCAGGCATACGACCATGTGCTTTTTCTTATCGTGCTAGTTGCCTCCTACGGTTTTAGTACCTGGAAACGTGTATTGTGGCTGGTCACTCTGTTTACCCTGGGCCACACTCTGGCTCTTTTCCTTTCGGTTTATGAGATCGTACGAGTAGATGCTAATTATGTAGAGTTTTTAATTCCCGTTACCATATTAGCGACAGCTATTTTTGACTTGGCAACGGCCGGAAAAAAACTTAGAAATACTAATTTTAATTTACTCTATTTCACCACCGTTTTTTTTGGATTAATTCACGGGTTGGGATTTTCATCTTATTTTAAAATGATCGCTTCAGGAGCTGAAAGTAAATTCTGGCCTTTGGTTGAGTTTGCATTGGGAATTGAAACCGCACAATTGATTGTTGTCTTTGCAGTTATGATCATAGGTTTTCTGCTTCAAAACGTTCTTAACGTATCAAAAAGAGACTGGATCATGGTCACCGCCTCAATTGTTATTGGAGTTATCTTACCTATTCTAGTTGAAAGTTATCTGGCGCTATAG